Part of the Flavobacterium alkalisoli genome is shown below.
TTCGTCTTTCAAAAAGATTATTAGCTCTGTATTCAACCCTGCCGATTTCCTACATAATGTGTTTGGTAAAAAACCAAAAGAAATGCGCAGGTTAAGGGAAATGAAAAAAGATGATACGGTAAGAAACCTGTTAGCTACTAAATTTGACCGTGAAACACTTGCAGCACTTTTAGGTGTTATGCCGGAAGACATTGCAGAAATACTTGAAAACTGCAACTATTCAGAAGAGTTTATAAGGACTGCTAACGACTTACAGATTATGGATGCCATAAGCAGTTGTTATGAAGAGTACAAAGCCCTTAACAGGGATAAGAACTAAACTTCCTGCTCCAGGTATTTCTTAGTTATAAAATCTATATCTTTTATGGATTTACGGGTCCAGTCTATCCTTTTTTCAAGAACCTCCTCTTCGGTTAACTGCCATTTAATATCCGATTTTCTCAATCGGCTGGTAATATTTTGTATTACTATCGCAGCTGAGGATGATATATTAAGACTCTCTGTAAATCCAACCATAGGTATCTTTAAAAAGCCGTCTGCCCTTTCCAGAACCTCTTCGGAAAGCCCCATCTTCTCAGTCCCAAAAAATATGGCTGCAGGCTGCGAAATATCAAAATCATCAAGCATACACGACTCCTCGTGTGGTGTTGTGGCAATAATCCTGTAACCTTTAGCTTTTAAATCGTCAATACAGTTGGTTGTTGTGGCAAATCGGTTTACATCTACCCATTTTTGGGCTCCCAATGCAATTTCCTTATCAATACGCTTACCGTATTTCTCCTCTACTACATTAAGCTCCTGAATCCCAAAAACTTCACAGGTCCTCATTACGGCACTTGTATTATGCAGCTGAAAAACATCTTCTATAGCTATGGCAAAATGTTTGGTGCGATTTTGCAATATCTTAATAAAATTCTCTTTTCTACTTTCGGTAATAAACGTTTCTAAATAATCAAGATAGGCTTTATCACAGGTATTTTTCATTATAAAGGTAAATGTTAAGAATCTTTTACTAACTTAGGAGTGCCAAAACCACAATTATTATATGACACAGGAAGAATTACTCGAACAAATCTACAAAAAAGACAGCAAAGCATTCACTACGCTGTATGATATGTATTCCAAAAGCCTTTACGGAGTTATTTACAACCTTATAAAGGACAAGGAAGAATCGGAAGATGTTTTACAGGAAGTTTTTGTAAAAATCTGGAAAAACATCGACTCTTATAACGAAAGTAAAGGACGTTTTTTTACATGGATTCTTAACATAGCACGTAATACAGCTATAGACAAGTTAAGATCTAAAAGCCATAATAACAGTTTAAAAAACCTTTCTACCGACAATTTCGTACATATTCTTGACAACAATTCAACAGTTACCAACAGGATTGATGCCATAGGTATACGTGAGTTTGTTAAGAAGCTGAAACCGGTATGTGTGCGCATCATCGACCTGCTTTTCTTTAGGGGATACACCCAACAGGAAGCATCGGAAGAACTTGCCATACCACTGGGCACAGTTAAAACACAAAACAGAAATTGTATTAGAGATTTAAGAACTATATTAGAGGTATAATGAACACAGAGTATATTGAATCAGGTATTTTAGAATTATATATTTTCGGCCTCCTTTCGGAAGAAGAGAATCTTCAGGTAAAGGAAATGGCCGATAATAATGAGGATGTGAGAGCCGAAATACTATCTATAGAAAAGGCTATCATAGATCTTTCATACAGTGTATCACCGTATCTGTCGGCAGAGGTGTATGAAAAAATTCGCCAGCAACTTATCGAAAAACATGATGGCGTTGTGCAAATGCCACGCAGTAGTACTTCATCTTTTATAGGGTGGGCAGCGGCTGTTATCCTTTTATTCGGATTGGGCTTCCAGTACTACAAGTACAACGAGGCTACCGAAGAGGTACAGGCTGCAGCTAAACAACGTGATAAATTTGAGCAGATGCTTGCCACTGTAAGTGAAGAGAATACGCAAAATGAGAAAGCACTTGCCATCATCCGTGCTAAGAACAACGATGTTATTCCGCTAGAGGGACAACAGGTTGCTCCGGATGCATTTGCTAAAGTGTATTTAAACAGCGAAGACAATAAAATTTATGTCGATATAGCCGGACTACCGGAACCTCCTCAGGGTAAAGTTTACCAGGTATGGGCTTTAAAGCTTACTCCGCAACTTACCCCTACGAGTATAGGTGTACTTGACGACGGACAAAGGGCAGAAAACAAAGGTATCTATGCTGTAGACAACTTTGAAGGTGCCGAGGCTTTTGGTATTACTCTTGAGCCTGCAGGCGGTAGCCCTTCACCTACTCTTGAGCAACTATATACTTTAGGTAAAGTATAATACATAAATGAAAAAGAAACTTGTTGTATTATCGGGTGCCGGTGTTAGCGCCGAAAGCGGAATAAAAACATTTCGTGATGCCGGCGGTCTTTGGGAGGGTCATGACGTGATGGAAGTGGCTTCTCCCGAGGGTTGGCGCAAAAACCCTGCGCTGGTACTCGATTTTTACAACAAACGAAGACGACAGCTTTTTGAAGTTGTTCCCAACAAGGCACATCATATTATTGCCGAACTTGAAAACCATTTTGATGTTACTGTTATTACCCAAAATGTAGACGACCTGCACGAACGTGCGGGAAGTACTAACGTTTTACACCTGCATGGCGAACTACTTAAGGCCCGCAGCGTTAATAACCTTAATGACATAATAGAATGGACTACAGATATTAACGAAGGTGACCTGCATACCGACGGGCATCAGCTACGCCCACACATTGTATGGTTTGGAGAGGCAGTCCCTGCCATAGAACCCGCAGTTACTATTGTAGACCAGGCCGATTATCTTATTGTAATAGGTACTTCGCTACAGGTATATCCAGCAGCCGGACTTATCGATTTTGCAAGACCAAATACTACTATTTATTACATAGACCCCAACCCTGCCCAAATACCTAATTTGAGAAATAAACTGGAAGTTTTTGCACACTCCGGCTCCATAGGCATGGAAATGGTGTATGAAAAATTAAGAGTACTATAATTTACTCAGCCAGATATTTTTCAATTTCTTTTGCCAAATCTTTTCCGTAATGCGGAGCATCGGCATTTACAAGCTTTCCTTTTTTATCGATTATCATATATCTGGGGATTGCTCCTACCGACTGCCCTTTTAAAACCTCCGACCCTTTAATAGGATAATTTAAAAAGTGTGTGT
Proteins encoded:
- a CDS encoding anti-sigma factor, giving the protein MNTEYIESGILELYIFGLLSEEENLQVKEMADNNEDVRAEILSIEKAIIDLSYSVSPYLSAEVYEKIRQQLIEKHDGVVQMPRSSTSSFIGWAAAVILLFGLGFQYYKYNEATEEVQAAAKQRDKFEQMLATVSEENTQNEKALAIIRAKNNDVIPLEGQQVAPDAFAKVYLNSEDNKIYVDIAGLPEPPQGKVYQVWALKLTPQLTPTSIGVLDDGQRAENKGIYAVDNFEGAEAFGITLEPAGGSPSPTLEQLYTLGKV
- a CDS encoding TrmH family RNA methyltransferase, translated to MKNTCDKAYLDYLETFITESRKENFIKILQNRTKHFAIAIEDVFQLHNTSAVMRTCEVFGIQELNVVEEKYGKRIDKEIALGAQKWVDVNRFATTTNCIDDLKAKGYRIIATTPHEESCMLDDFDISQPAAIFFGTEKMGLSEEVLERADGFLKIPMVGFTESLNISSSAAIVIQNITSRLRKSDIKWQLTEEEVLEKRIDWTRKSIKDIDFITKKYLEQEV
- a CDS encoding SIR2 family NAD-dependent protein deacylase — encoded protein: MKKKLVVLSGAGVSAESGIKTFRDAGGLWEGHDVMEVASPEGWRKNPALVLDFYNKRRRQLFEVVPNKAHHIIAELENHFDVTVITQNVDDLHERAGSTNVLHLHGELLKARSVNNLNDIIEWTTDINEGDLHTDGHQLRPHIVWFGEAVPAIEPAVTIVDQADYLIVIGTSLQVYPAAGLIDFARPNTTIYYIDPNPAQIPNLRNKLEVFAHSGSIGMEMVYEKLRVL
- a CDS encoding RNA polymerase sigma factor, with protein sequence MTQEELLEQIYKKDSKAFTTLYDMYSKSLYGVIYNLIKDKEESEDVLQEVFVKIWKNIDSYNESKGRFFTWILNIARNTAIDKLRSKSHNNSLKNLSTDNFVHILDNNSTVTNRIDAIGIREFVKKLKPVCVRIIDLLFFRGYTQQEASEELAIPLGTVKTQNRNCIRDLRTILEV